One genomic segment of Deinococcus aestuarii includes these proteins:
- a CDS encoding cupin domain-containing protein yields MADTTVKKVNSQASPKGKLGQKYLVNGKSMSMRLWEDEQPGEGDAPHARPYETVGFVISGRAELHISGSMLLLEPGDSWVVPRDAEHRYKILESFTAVEATHPPAEMHGRDEE; encoded by the coding sequence ATGGCTGACACGACCGTGAAGAAGGTGAACTCCCAGGCCTCTCCCAAGGGCAAGCTGGGCCAGAAGTATCTGGTGAACGGCAAGTCCATGTCCATGCGGCTCTGGGAGGACGAGCAACCCGGGGAGGGTGACGCCCCTCACGCCCGCCCCTATGAGACGGTCGGGTTCGTGATCTCGGGCCGCGCCGAGCTGCACATCTCGGGCTCGATGCTCCTCCTCGAACCCGGCGACTCCTGGGTGGTGCCCAGGGACGCCGAGCACCGCTACAAGATTCTCGAATCCTTTACGGCGGTCGAGGCCACCCACCCCCCCGCCGAGATGCACGGGCGGGACGAGGAGTAG
- a CDS encoding fimbrial biogenesis chaperone, whose amino-acid sequence MPRIRLPLRLPHLLATALLALALPGAGAQRFSVLPVVLDVNPERSLTTQTTFTNLDRLPMSFSVEVFEWTSEGGQDVLTPTSDVLVNPASFTLAPNGKQVIRVGVRRKPGDRELTYRVFIRQAPPAQTAAAEGSGTNVTVLLNLSLPVYIAFPSAAPKVGYGVRRSGNDLSLLVTNDGTRHLTYRDLIVRAGERTVRVESKAVLAGGTFELPLPGWGDWAGELSVTYRDASDQEVAARVAVPPR is encoded by the coding sequence ATGCCCCGAATCCGCCTGCCCCTCCGCCTGCCTCACCTCCTCGCCACCGCGCTGCTCGCCCTCGCGCTGCCGGGGGCGGGAGCGCAGCGCTTCAGCGTCCTGCCGGTGGTGCTCGACGTGAACCCCGAGCGGAGCCTGACCACCCAGACGACCTTCACGAACCTCGACCGCCTGCCCATGTCCTTCAGCGTGGAGGTCTTCGAGTGGACCTCCGAGGGCGGCCAGGACGTGCTGACGCCGACCTCGGACGTGCTCGTCAATCCCGCGAGCTTCACCCTGGCGCCGAACGGCAAGCAGGTGATCCGCGTCGGCGTGCGCCGCAAGCCCGGTGACCGCGAGCTGACCTACCGCGTGTTCATCCGGCAGGCCCCCCCGGCGCAGACGGCGGCGGCGGAAGGCTCGGGGACGAACGTGACCGTGCTCCTCAACCTCAGCCTGCCCGTGTACATCGCCTTTCCCTCGGCGGCGCCGAAGGTCGGGTACGGGGTCAGGCGCAGCGGCAACGACCTCTCCCTGCTGGTCACCAACGACGGCACGCGGCACCTGACCTACCGTGACCTGATCGTCCGCGCGGGCGAGCGCACGGTGCGGGTGGAGAGCAAGGCGGTGCTCGCGGGGGGCACCTTCGAGCTGCCGCTGCCCGGCTGGGGCGACTGGGCGGGCGAGCTGAGCGTCACCTACCGCGACGCCAGCGACCAGGAAGTCGCCGCGCGTGTTGCTGTTCCCCCACGCTGA
- a CDS encoding tetratricopeptide repeat protein, translating into MSQVKSVGEGGNPGSPDELSARLARLASGGPGLAAALVGPVGTGKTHAARALLQAAPVRGVVVRADQPLAELAQALLHGAAPRWVRTALERLARREALAGDELPLALTAALTTAAPLIVLVEDLHGAAAPRRTLWTLLASGVRRSSGVALLATSLEPAPPFETFEVPPLSRAEVRALVAGHHVAVPEAAAQWIEARAGGNPLFALEYALLLARRGFLRSDGPRPAWSAPPPGTVPQNLVSRIEHALTRAALSPEATRALRALAVLPAAATGDEVARCAGLAPSAWEAALRDLALGGLVRGGRVVHPLYTLVILRRLPPDELLALVRRAAEVLRDRPEVAAQLLEAHPLPPAEALDLLTRAACHARGRGDDRGASAYTARSVPLLTGRARVEAALEAARGLRPGDPREALRLARDAHTGAPDHPEAGPLLAELLIAQNHVEQALEVIGTLPGGAGEMRAHLRALAFAASGDFGEVLREWRAAPPRTRRHPALRVCAAWALVNLGRVEGALSLLPPPGAGAAQEPAALLVRALAHEGRGESAAALERTDEALARLRPSGPGRELAEALLLRARLRWGQVDPRPALADADEAARVAESLANGFLHARARASRAVPLLEGGEYEAAEEALQDGLAAADLAERGEGLRETCRAHLAFLYAEWGWVTGIPRAAGLSLAYAGQLLSRAEDGENPVRDAWHALIAAHAHARHGDPRRALALAQGAIRLAQPPGQERGVALAEVALGVAHVRLGRSGDAERWLDLGVGHLARLGLPGWAERYALELDAVRGNAARARERLGSPGEHGHAVRVARRLFPDAEVTDAPPATAPATRLLVLGPFALETGRGRQPFSARRGQTLLALLLEARLAGHAGATQHDLLDLLYPGQDDTQAVNALQQLVRRVRRTLGPGAVARTAQGYALGDVASDVEEYLQTHDLRLWRGAYLEDVGEGSSPGVRERLDRQLREDLDRHAARDPDLAVRILGFLLRGDPYNHGHLHFTLETLRRLDRIRTAREVYAAARARFAELDEPLPDDWEAYLAGVPPQARRTAP; encoded by the coding sequence ATGTCCCAGGTGAAAAGTGTGGGGGAGGGGGGGAATCCCGGGTCGCCGGACGAGCTGTCGGCCCGGCTCGCCCGCCTGGCCTCGGGGGGTCCGGGGCTCGCGGCGGCGCTGGTCGGCCCGGTGGGGACGGGCAAGACCCACGCGGCGCGGGCGCTGCTCCAGGCGGCCCCCGTTCGCGGCGTGGTCGTGCGGGCCGACCAGCCCCTGGCCGAGCTGGCGCAGGCGCTGCTCCACGGGGCGGCGCCGCGCTGGGTGCGGACGGCGCTGGAGCGGCTGGCGCGGCGCGAGGCGCTGGCGGGGGACGAGCTGCCCCTGGCCCTGACCGCCGCGCTCACGACCGCCGCGCCCCTGATCGTTCTGGTGGAGGACCTGCACGGGGCGGCCGCCCCCCGCCGCACGCTCTGGACCCTCCTGGCGAGCGGGGTGCGGCGGTCCTCCGGCGTGGCGCTGCTCGCCACCTCGCTGGAGCCCGCGCCCCCCTTCGAGACCTTCGAGGTGCCGCCGCTCTCCCGCGCGGAGGTGCGGGCCCTCGTCGCCGGACACCACGTCGCCGTGCCGGAGGCCGCCGCCCAGTGGATCGAGGCCCGGGCGGGGGGCAACCCCCTCTTCGCGCTGGAGTATGCCCTCCTCCTCGCGCGGCGGGGCTTTCTGAGAAGCGACGGCCCCCGCCCGGCGTGGAGCGCCCCGCCGCCCGGCACCGTGCCGCAGAACCTGGTGTCCCGGATCGAACACGCGCTCACGCGCGCCGCCCTCTCGCCGGAGGCCACCCGCGCCCTGCGGGCCCTGGCCGTCCTGCCCGCCGCCGCGACCGGGGACGAGGTGGCCCGCTGCGCGGGGCTGGCCCCGTCCGCCTGGGAGGCCGCGCTGCGCGACCTCGCCCTCGGCGGGCTGGTGCGCGGGGGGAGGGTCGTGCATCCCCTGTACACGCTCGTGATCCTGCGGCGGCTGCCCCCGGACGAACTCCTGGCGCTCGTGCGCCGGGCGGCGGAGGTGCTGCGGGACCGCCCGGAGGTCGCCGCGCAGCTTCTGGAGGCCCATCCGCTTCCCCCCGCCGAGGCCCTCGACCTGCTCACCCGCGCGGCCTGCCACGCCCGCGGGCGGGGGGACGACCGGGGCGCCTCGGCCTACACGGCGAGGAGCGTGCCCCTGCTGACCGGGCGGGCGCGCGTGGAGGCCGCGCTGGAGGCGGCCCGGGGCCTGCGCCCCGGCGACCCCCGGGAGGCCCTGCGGCTCGCGCGAGACGCCCACACGGGGGCGCCGGACCACCCGGAGGCGGGCCCCCTGCTGGCGGAACTCCTCATCGCCCAGAACCACGTGGAGCAGGCGCTGGAGGTGATCGGCACGCTGCCCGGGGGAGCGGGGGAGATGCGGGCGCACCTGCGCGCCCTCGCGTTCGCCGCCTCGGGCGACTTCGGGGAGGTGCTCCGGGAGTGGCGGGCGGCCCCGCCCCGGACCCGCAGGCACCCCGCCCTGCGCGTGTGCGCCGCCTGGGCCCTCGTGAACCTGGGCCGGGTGGAAGGGGCTTTGTCCCTGCTGCCGCCCCCGGGGGCGGGGGCCGCCCAGGAGCCCGCCGCGCTGCTGGTGCGGGCCCTCGCGCACGAGGGACGGGGTGAGTCCGCCGCCGCGCTCGAACGGACGGACGAGGCGCTGGCCCGGCTGCGCCCATCCGGGCCCGGCCGGGAGCTGGCCGAGGCGCTCTTGCTGCGGGCCCGGCTGCGCTGGGGCCAGGTGGACCCGCGCCCGGCCCTCGCCGACGCCGACGAGGCCGCGCGGGTGGCCGAGAGCCTCGCGAACGGCTTCCTGCACGCGCGGGCCCGCGCGTCCCGGGCCGTCCCGCTGCTGGAGGGCGGCGAGTACGAGGCCGCCGAGGAGGCGTTGCAGGACGGGCTCGCGGCGGCGGACCTCGCCGAGCGGGGCGAGGGGCTGCGCGAGACCTGCCGCGCCCACCTCGCCTTCCTGTATGCGGAATGGGGCTGGGTCACGGGCATCCCGCGCGCCGCCGGGCTCAGCCTCGCCTACGCCGGGCAGCTCCTGTCCCGGGCCGAGGACGGCGAGAACCCCGTCCGGGACGCCTGGCACGCCCTGATCGCCGCGCACGCCCACGCCCGCCACGGGGACCCCCGCCGCGCCCTGGCCCTGGCCCAGGGCGCGATCCGGCTCGCCCAGCCCCCCGGCCAGGAGCGCGGCGTCGCCCTCGCGGAGGTGGCGCTGGGGGTGGCCCACGTGCGGCTGGGCCGCTCCGGGGACGCCGAACGCTGGCTGGACCTCGGCGTGGGCCACCTCGCCCGCCTGGGCCTGCCGGGCTGGGCCGAGCGGTACGCCCTGGAACTCGACGCGGTGCGGGGGAACGCCGCCCGCGCCCGGGAGAGGCTGGGTTCCCCCGGGGAGCACGGTCACGCCGTCCGGGTGGCCCGCAGGCTCTTTCCGGACGCGGAGGTCACCGATGCGCCCCCGGCGACGGCCCCCGCGACGCGCCTGTTGGTCCTCGGGCCCTTCGCCCTGGAGACGGGGCGGGGCCGCCAGCCCTTTTCCGCCCGGCGCGGGCAGACCCTCCTCGCCCTGCTGCTGGAAGCGCGGCTCGCGGGCCACGCGGGCGCCACGCAGCACGACCTCCTCGACCTGCTCTACCCCGGCCAGGACGACACCCAGGCCGTGAACGCCCTCCAGCAGCTCGTCCGCCGGGTCCGCCGCACCCTCGGCCCGGGGGCGGTCGCGCGCACCGCGCAGGGCTACGCGCTGGGCGACGTGGCCTCCGACGTCGAGGAGTACCTCCAGACCCACGACCTGCGGCTGTGGCGCGGCGCGTACCTCGAAGACGTCGGGGAGGGCAGCTCGCCCGGCGTGCGCGAGCGCCTCGACCGCCAACTGCGGGAGGACCTCGACCGCCACGCCGCGCGCGACCCCGACCTCGCCGTCCGGATCCTGGGGTTCCTGCTTCGCGGCGACCCCTACAACCACGGGCACCTGCACTTCACCCTGGAGACCCTGCGCCGCCTGGACCGGATCCGCACCGCCCGCGAGGTCTACGCCGCCGCCCGCGCCCGTTTCGCGGAGCTGGACGAGCCCCTGCCGGACGACTGGGAGGCGTACCTCGCCGGGGTGCCACCCCAGGCGAGGCGCACGGCCCCCTGA
- a CDS encoding ABC transporter ATP-binding protein: MTPLLHRFLAYYAPYRRLFLIDFGCAVLSGVLELAFPLAVQAFVDRLLPTGQWGTITVAAVALLGIYLLNTGLMAVVTYWGHMLGINIETEMRRKAFDHLQKLSFSFFDNVKTGQLVARLTKDLEEIGEVAHHGPEDLFIAVMTLIGAFVLMFGVHRELALITALIVPLVLWLTGRYGSRMTQNWRALYDTVGNFNVRIEENVGGIRVVQAFANEDHERALFARDNHGYRRTKLEAYRIMAATQSLSYLSMRLTQMVVMVAGAYFVLRGNLTAGGFVGFLLLVNVFFRPIEKINSVIETYPKGVAGFRRYTELLDTAPDIADTPHARVAPPLRGEIRYEDVSFGYGVGRPVLRGIDLTIRAGETVAFVGPSGAGKTTLCSLLPRFYEATGGRITVDGHDVRDLTLASLRAQIGIVQQDVFLFGGTLRENIAYGRLGATEAEILDAARRARLDDVIAGLPQGLDTLIGERGVRLSGGQKQRLAIARMFLKNPPILILDEATSALDTATERAIQAALNDLARGRTTLVIAHRLATIRGADRIVVVDGGGIAEQGTHESLRRRGGIYQRLHDAQAHPQEVG, from the coding sequence GTGACTCCCCTGCTCCACCGCTTTCTCGCCTACTACGCGCCGTACCGCCGCCTCTTTTTGATCGACTTCGGGTGCGCGGTGCTCTCGGGCGTGCTCGAACTGGCCTTTCCGCTGGCGGTGCAGGCGTTCGTGGACCGCCTCCTCCCGACCGGGCAGTGGGGCACCATCACCGTGGCGGCGGTGGCCCTGCTGGGCATCTACCTGCTGAACACCGGGCTGATGGCGGTGGTCACCTACTGGGGTCACATGCTCGGCATCAACATCGAGACCGAGATGCGGCGCAAGGCCTTCGACCACCTGCAAAAGCTCTCCTTCAGCTTCTTCGACAACGTGAAGACCGGGCAGCTCGTCGCCCGCCTCACCAAGGACCTCGAGGAAATCGGCGAGGTCGCGCACCACGGCCCCGAAGACCTCTTCATCGCGGTGATGACATTGATCGGCGCCTTCGTGCTGATGTTCGGCGTCCACCGGGAGCTGGCGCTGATCACCGCATTGATCGTGCCGCTCGTGCTGTGGCTGACGGGGCGCTACGGCAGCCGCATGACGCAGAACTGGCGGGCGCTATACGACACGGTGGGCAACTTCAACGTCCGCATCGAGGAGAACGTGGGCGGCATCCGGGTGGTGCAGGCTTTCGCCAACGAGGACCACGAGCGGGCCCTCTTCGCGCGGGACAACCACGGTTACCGCCGCACGAAGCTGGAGGCCTACCGCATCATGGCGGCCACCCAGTCGCTGAGCTACCTCTCCATGCGCCTCACCCAGATGGTCGTGATGGTCGCCGGGGCGTACTTCGTGCTGCGCGGCAACCTCACCGCTGGAGGCTTCGTGGGCTTCCTGCTGCTCGTCAACGTCTTCTTCCGGCCCATCGAGAAGATCAACTCCGTGATCGAGACGTACCCCAAGGGCGTGGCGGGCTTCCGTCGTTACACCGAGCTGCTCGACACCGCGCCCGACATCGCGGACACGCCGCACGCCCGCGTGGCGCCCCCCCTGCGCGGCGAGATTCGCTACGAGGACGTGTCGTTCGGCTACGGGGTGGGCCGCCCGGTGCTGCGGGGCATCGACCTGACCATCCGTGCGGGGGAGACGGTCGCCTTCGTGGGACCCTCGGGGGCGGGCAAGACGACCCTGTGTTCGCTGCTACCGCGCTTCTACGAGGCGACGGGCGGGCGCATCACCGTGGACGGCCACGACGTGCGCGACCTGACGCTGGCGTCCCTGCGGGCCCAGATCGGGATCGTGCAGCAGGACGTGTTCCTCTTCGGCGGCACCCTGCGCGAGAACATCGCGTACGGGCGGCTGGGCGCGACCGAGGCCGAGATCCTCGACGCCGCGCGCCGGGCCCGCCTCGACGACGTGATCGCCGGGCTGCCGCAGGGGCTCGACACCCTGATCGGCGAGCGCGGCGTCAGGCTCTCCGGCGGGCAGAAGCAGCGCCTCGCCATCGCCCGGATGTTCCTGAAAAACCCGCCCATCCTGATCCTCGACGAGGCGACCTCCGCCCTCGACACCGCCACCGAGCGCGCGATCCAGGCTGCCCTGAACGACCTCGCCCGGGGCCGGACGACCCTGGTGATCGCCCACCGCCTCGCCACCATCCGGGGCGCCGACCGCATCGTCGTGGTGGACGGCGGGGGGATCGCCGAGCAGGGCACCCACGAGTCGCTGCGCCGCCGGGGCGGAATTTACCAGCGGCTCCACGACGCGCAGGCCCACCCCCAGGAGGTGGGCTGA
- a CDS encoding ParA family protein — protein MRAITFFNHAGGAAKTSTALNVGYTLGAAGYRVLLIDADPQANLTRWLGAEVPDGESAKLDTLYAAVLGPAEELRLPEPVRVHGLDLVRSCLDLAEVEPLLPGQVMGQMRLRTAVRHLAAEYDFVLIDPPPSLGQLSTLAVLAADDLVVPVPAGNKGLEGLTGVTRMVATFRQVAVPSLRIALMVPTRVGNTNLSRESVEALREAGIAPVSTPLTERPSVYPNSQLQGLPIALYDPRNPAVAEVQAVTRELLEVLGEVPHAQTRP, from the coding sequence ATGCGTGCCATCACGTTTTTCAACCATGCGGGCGGCGCGGCGAAGACGAGCACGGCCCTGAATGTGGGGTACACGCTCGGGGCCGCCGGGTACCGCGTGCTGCTCATCGACGCCGACCCCCAGGCCAACCTCACCCGCTGGCTGGGGGCGGAGGTGCCGGACGGCGAGAGTGCCAAGCTCGACACTCTCTATGCGGCGGTTCTCGGCCCGGCGGAGGAGTTGAGGCTGCCCGAACCCGTGCGGGTCCACGGGCTCGACCTCGTGCGCTCGTGCCTGGACCTCGCGGAGGTCGAGCCGCTGCTGCCCGGTCAGGTGATGGGGCAGATGCGGCTGCGAACGGCGGTCCGGCACCTCGCCGCCGAATACGACTTCGTGCTGATCGACCCGCCCCCCAGCCTGGGGCAGCTCTCGACGCTGGCGGTCCTCGCGGCGGACGACCTCGTGGTGCCGGTGCCCGCCGGGAACAAGGGGCTGGAGGGCCTGACCGGCGTGACGCGTATGGTCGCCACCTTCCGGCAGGTCGCGGTGCCTTCTCTCCGAATCGCCCTGATGGTGCCGACCCGGGTGGGCAACACCAACCTCAGCCGCGAGAGCGTCGAGGCGCTGCGGGAGGCGGGGATCGCGCCCGTGAGCACGCCCCTGACCGAGCGCCCCAGCGTGTACCCGAACTCGCAGCTCCAGGGCCTCCCCATCGCGCTCTACGACCCCAGGAACCCCGCCGTCGCAGAGGTGCAGGCGGTCACGCGCGAACTGCTCGAAGTGCTCGGGGAGGTGCCCCATGCCCAGACGCGACCCTGA
- a CDS encoding ParB/RepB/Spo0J family partition protein: MPRRDPDARRGALGALVANLTPVDTREESPRELPIGSLTPSRFQPRRHFDEAALRDLAASVRERGVLQPLLVRPAPQGYEIVAGERRWRAAGLAGLATVPVVVRDLSDDEAQDAAAVENLQRADLNVIDEVDLIVALASRVLGLPAGEVPTRLHVLVNRPGEYPEDVVRVEALFTGLGRGAWTSFVKNKLRVLRWPGPVLTAMREHGLGYSLAGVVAAAPGERQAELLDLALGGATKAQLRERLLSFRKDKPQDPATLVAHALRDRRRLDALGAKERRRAETLIGELARLLGESN; encoded by the coding sequence ATGCCCAGACGCGACCCTGACGCCCGGCGCGGGGCCCTCGGCGCCCTGGTGGCGAACCTGACCCCGGTGGACACCCGTGAGGAGAGTCCGCGCGAACTCCCCATCGGCAGCCTGACGCCCAGCCGCTTCCAGCCCCGGCGCCACTTCGACGAGGCCGCCCTGCGAGACCTCGCGGCGAGCGTAAGGGAGCGGGGGGTGCTTCAGCCGCTCCTCGTGCGCCCGGCCCCCCAGGGGTACGAGATCGTCGCGGGCGAGCGACGCTGGCGGGCGGCGGGGCTCGCCGGGCTGGCGACCGTGCCCGTGGTCGTGCGCGACCTCAGCGACGACGAGGCGCAGGACGCGGCGGCCGTCGAGAACCTCCAGCGCGCGGACCTGAACGTCATCGACGAGGTGGACCTGATCGTCGCGCTCGCCTCGCGTGTCCTGGGTCTCCCGGCCGGGGAGGTGCCCACTCGCCTGCACGTCCTCGTCAACCGGCCGGGCGAATATCCGGAGGACGTGGTGCGGGTGGAAGCGCTCTTCACCGGCCTGGGGCGCGGGGCGTGGACCTCCTTCGTGAAGAACAAGCTGCGGGTGCTGCGCTGGCCCGGGCCCGTCCTCACCGCCATGCGTGAACACGGCCTGGGTTACAGCCTCGCCGGGGTCGTCGCCGCCGCGCCCGGGGAGCGTCAGGCGGAACTGCTCGACCTCGCTCTGGGCGGTGCCACCAAGGCCCAGCTCCGCGAACGACTTCTATCTTTCCGGAAAGATAAGCCGCAGGACCCCGCCACGCTCGTCGCCCACGCTCTCCGGGACAGGCGCCGCCTCGACGCGCTGGGGGCGAAGGAACGGCGGCGGGCAGAGACCCTGATCGGGGAACTCGCGCGTCTCCTGGGGGAGTCCAATTAG